The sequence GTTTCAAGTCAGGCAGATGCGGTTTTCCGCCACATCTGCCCGACGGCGTTCATCATTGCACAAGATAGGTGAAGAGAACGTTATCCTGCAAACCTCTCACGGTGTTGTGTCCGCCGGTGCGCGTCATTGCGCCTGCTGCACCGTTCCGAGCCTCTCCAGCAGGTCCGCCATGTCCGGCGGCAGCGGGGCTTCGAAGCGCAGGGGCGCGCCGGACACCGGGTGCACGAACCCCAGCACAGCCGCGTGCAACGCCTGCCGGGGGAAGGCGCGGACGGCCTCCGCCACCGGTTCGGGCAGGGCCGCCTTTGGCAGCTTTCGCTTGCCGCCATAGGTCTGGTCGCCCACCAGCGCGTGACCCGCGTGGGTCATGTGCACCCTGATCTGATGCGTGCGCCCCGTCTCCAGCCAGCATTCCATCAAGGCGAGGACCGGCGGATTGCCGTATGTCTCGACCCGGCGCGCACGTGTCACCGCGTGCCGGCCGCCCTGGAAAAGCACCGCCTGCCGCTGCCGGTCGGTGCGGTGCCGCGCAAGCTGCGTCGTCAGTTTCAGGATGTCCCCCGGCTCGAAGGACGCGCCCCGCACCCCGCGCAGCCGCGGGTCACCCGCCAGCGGAACGCCGTAGACGAGCGCGAGGTAGTAGCGTTCGACGGTGTGCTTCTCGAACTGCGCGGCCAGCCCGTGATGGGCGGCGTCCGACTTGGCCACCACCAGCAACCCGCTCGTATCCTTGTCGATCCGGTGCACGATGCCCGGCCGCTTCATCCCGCCCACGCCCGAAAGATTGTCGCCGCAATGCGCCATCAGCGCGTTCACGAGCGTGCCCGAAGGGGTACCGGGTGCCGGGTGGACGACCATGCCCGCCGGCTTGTTGACGACAACGAGGTCGGCATCCTCGTACACGATGTCGAGGTCCATCTCCTCGGGGAGGATATGGCTTTCTTCCGCCTCCTCCACGTCGATGTCCACCTGTGCGCCCGCCGCGACCTGCGCGCGCGGATCGCGCAGCACCTGCCCGTCGATGCGGACGGCCCCCTGCTCGATCAGCCGCGCCAGCCGGGTGCGCGACAGCGCCGCATCCTCTGGCACATCGCGGGCCAGCGCCTTATCAAGGCGCGACGGCGGGCTGTCCGCCAGGATGAAGGTGATGATCCGGTGCGTCATGAATGAACCCGATGAACAAGTGAAGGAACCGGCAAACCTGCGCTTCCTGCGGCGGCTGGTCACGGTCCTGACCGTGGTGATGATCTGCGGCGTTCTAGTGGTGATCGGCCTGCTTGTCACCCGCCTTGGTCGCGACGCGCCGGTGCTGCCCGCCAGCATCAGCCTCCCCGACGGCGCCGCCCCGCGCGCCTTCACCCAGGGTGAGGGGTGGTACGCCGTGGTGACGGACCGGAACCAGATCGTGATCTTCGACCGCCTCACCGGCAAGATCACCCAGACGGTCGAAATTGGTCCCGACTGACTTCTTTATGCCCGAAATACTCCGGGGTTTGGGGCAGCGCCCCAAGTCTCGCCACCAACACGGCCCATCGGGCATGGGCTGCGACCGCGCCACGGGGCCGTGCCCGCCCGCGACGATCTCGGACTTTCCGTGAGTGGCTTTCCGTGAGTTGAGGGGGGGTGGTACCACCTCCTGGTCTCGAACCAGGGACCTCTTGATCCACAATCAAGCGCTCTAACCAACTGAGCTAAGGCGGCACTGGGGCCGATTTAGCCAAGCGGGCCACGGATTGCAAGACCCAAGGTCGGCGATCCGCCGACCGTTTTCAGAGGTCGATGGACCAGTGCTGTTCCACGTTCGGCTGGCCGAAAGAGACAACCGGTGTGCGGCTCACCAGGCTCCAGCCGTTCCGGGCATAGAGCGCGCCCGCGGCCCGGTGCGACTCGTGCGTCCAGAGCGTCATGCGCCGGTAGCCCGCATCGCGCGCAAAGCCCATGCAGGTTTCGAGCAGCCGCCGCCCAAGCCCCCTGCCCCGCGCCTCGGGCGTCAGCAGGAAAAGCCGCAGCTTGGCCGTGTCATCGTCCAGCCGCACGCAGAAGATGGAGCCCAGCCGGCGCCCCTCCGCCCAGGCGATCCAGCCGCGTTCGCGGGCCGGGTCGTTCTTGGCAAGAAACGCGTCGAGGATTTCCGCCACGAGCGTGCCGAAGCTTTCGTCGAAACCCTCCTCCCGCGCGTAGTGGACGCTGTGCTGTTCCACCAGCCAGTCCCGGTCGTCGGCGCCGAATCCGCGCAGTTCGATGTTCTCCATTCCTGTGCCTCCTGGGCGGACGCTTGCCAATCAAGCCCTCTCGGGATAGCCCTGCTTCCCATCATCGGCGGAGAGCACAATGGGAATCAACACGGAACGCGATATCGAGGCAAATCTGCAGATCGGACCTACCGACGCAGGCATGGTGCGGCTTTTCGTC is a genomic window of Sulfitobacter alexandrii containing:
- a CDS encoding pseudouridine synthase, producing MTHRIITFILADSPPSRLDKALARDVPEDAALSRTRLARLIEQGAVRIDGQVLRDPRAQVAAGAQVDIDVEEAEESHILPEEMDLDIVYEDADLVVVNKPAGMVVHPAPGTPSGTLVNALMAHCGDNLSGVGGMKRPGIVHRIDKDTSGLLVVAKSDAAHHGLAAQFEKHTVERYYLALVYGVPLAGDPRLRGVRGASFEPGDILKLTTQLARHRTDRQRQAVLFQGGRHAVTRARRVETYGNPPVLALMECWLETGRTHQIRVHMTHAGHALVGDQTYGGKRKLPKAALPEPVAEAVRAFPRQALHAAVLGFVHPVSGAPLRFEAPLPPDMADLLERLGTVQQAQ
- a CDS encoding DUF6476 family protein, with translation MNEPDEQVKEPANLRFLRRLVTVLTVVMICGVLVVIGLLVTRLGRDAPVLPASISLPDGAAPRAFTQGEGWYAVVTDRNQIVIFDRLTGKITQTVEIGPD
- a CDS encoding GNAT family N-acetyltransferase, producing MENIELRGFGADDRDWLVEQHSVHYAREEGFDESFGTLVAEILDAFLAKNDPARERGWIAWAEGRRLGSIFCVRLDDDTAKLRLFLLTPEARGRGLGRRLLETCMGFARDAGYRRMTLWTHESHRAAGALYARNGWSLVSRTPVVSFGQPNVEQHWSIDL